A window from Vigna angularis cultivar LongXiaoDou No.4 chromosome 7, ASM1680809v1, whole genome shotgun sequence encodes these proteins:
- the LOC108338076 gene encoding DUF21 domain-containing protein At1g55930, chloroplastic, whose product MALESWVLSYQSVKPSSRLFYTAHENRRKSIPINFLGRNSRYSFPFVSSCVGPSTFSTLQVSSFGGDARLLDRTRLRCLDGSSDGLSESNAVSETNLKFMHELLKRGIILAATVCGVLVFGCPRVFAVEDVVDAGYGVIGQSILLLRNTWPKVLQVLRIFKEQGLVLTLLLGISAFFSMAETSITTLWPWKVRELAEKESENGVFRLLRSDVTRFLTTILIGTTVVNIGATALVTEAATAMFGEAGVSAATGVMTVAILLLTEITPKSIAVHNATEVARFVVRPVAWLSLVLYPVGRIVTYLSMGMLKLLGLKGRSEPYVTEDELKLMLRGAELSGAIEEEEQDMIENVLEIKDTHVREVMTPLVDVVAIDASSSLVDFHHLWVTHQYSRVPVFEQRVDNIMGIAYAMDLLDYVQKGELLESTTVGDMAHKPAYFVPDSMSVWNLLREFRIRKVHMAVVLNEYGGTVGIVTLEDVVEEIVGEIFDENDSKEEIQKKTGYIVMRAEGVFDVDANTSIDQLSEDLNIKMPEGHQYETVSGFVCEAFGYIPRTGECIKVVLEREDEDDNNESSADQQDQKQKNQTFKLEILAGNARKVSAVRFERINNNDEMLETKVTRMVPKIMKRKWNNAENLEDDTEYDGDTFAKEPHDDISSEYLVDQESSSTK is encoded by the exons ATGGCACTCGAATCTTGGGTTCTGAGTTATCAAAGCGTCAAACCCAGTTCCAGATTGTTTTACACTGCACATGAAAATCGGCGAAAGAGCATACCAATCAACTTTTTGGGTAGAAACAGTAGATATTCATTTCCCTTTGTTTCCAGTTGTGTTGGTCCATCCACTTTTTCAACCCTGCAGGTTTCAAGTTTTGGAGGAGATGCTAGGTTACTAGATAGAACTCGGTTGAGGTGTTTAGATGGTAGCAGTGATGGTTTGAGTGAGAGTAATGCTGTTTCCGAAACCAATTTGAAGTTTatgcatgaattgttgaagagGGGAATCATCCTAGCTGCAACTGTTTGTGGGGTTTTGGTGTTTGGATGTCCACGAGTTTTCGCAGTTGAAGATGTTGTGGATGCAGGATATGGCGTTATTGGACAGAGCATACTTTTGCTTAGAAATACTTGGCCTAAAGTGTTGCAAGTTCTTCGCATATTCAAGGAGCAAGGTTTGGTTCTGACACTGCTTTTGGGCATTTCGGCCTTTTTCTCTATGGCAGAGACTTCAATCACCACACTTTGGCCTTGGAAG GTTCGTGAGTTGGCTGAAAAGGAGTCCGAAAATGGCGTTTTCAGACTACTCCGAAGTGATGTTACTCGGTTCCTTACAACAATACTTATTGGCACAAC GGTGGTCAATATCGGGGCAACTGCACTGGTCACTGAAGCAGCAACTGCTATGTTTGGTGAAGCTGGTGTCAGTGCTGCAACAGGAGTGATGACT GTTGCCATTTTGCTTCTCACTGAAATCACTCCAAAAAGCATAGCTGTTCATAATGCCACTGAGGTGGCTCGTTTTGTG GTCAGGCCAGTGGCATGGCTTTCCCTGGTGTTGTATCCTGTAGGAAGAATTGTTACTTATCTTTCAATGGGGATGCTGAAATTGCTTGGCCTAAAAGGAAGAAG TGAGCCATATGTGACAGAAGATGAGCTAAAATTGATGCTAAGAGGTGCAGAATTAAGTGGGGCAATAGAGGAGGAAGAACAG GATATGATTGAAAATGTTCTAGAGATAAAAGATACACATGTCAGAGAGGTTATGACCCCTCTTGTTGATGTTGTTGCAATTGATGCAAGTTCAAGCCTGGTAGACTTTCATCACTTGTGGGTCACACATCAGTACTCAAG GGTACCTGTTTTTGAGCAACGCGTTGATAATATAATGGGTATAGCGTATGCAATGGATCTGCTGGATTATGTTCAAAAG GGGGAGTTGCTGGAAAGTACTACAGTTGGAGATATGGCTCACAAGCCTGCTTATTTTGTACCTG ATTCAATGTCTGTTTGGAATCTTCTTAGAGAGTTCAGAATCAGGAAGGTTCACATGGCGGTTGTTCTTAATGAGTATGGTGGAACTGTGGGG ATTGTAACTCTTGAAGATGTTGTCGAGGAAATTGTTGGTGAAATCTTTGATGAAAATGACTCAAAG GAGGAGATTCAGAAAAAAACTGGTTACATAGTAATGCGAGCTGAGGGTGTTTTTGATGTGGATGCAAACACATCTATTGATCAGCTCTCAGAGGATTTGAACATCAAGATGCCGGAG GGTCATCAATATGAGACAGTATCAGGCTTTGTGTGTGAGGCATTTGGATACATTCCAAGGACAGGTGAGTGCATCAAAGTAGTTCTTGAAagggaagatgaagatgataaCAATGAGTCCAGTGCTGACCAGCAGGATCAGAAGCAAAAGAATCAAACTTTCAAACTTGAG ATACTAGCTGGAAATGCCAGAAAGGTGAGCGCAGTTCGGTttgaaagaataaataataatgatgagatgttggagacTAAAGTCACTCGCATGGTCCCCAAAAtcatgaagagaaaatggaaCAACGCTGAAAACTTGGAGGATGATACAGAATATGATGGAGATACATTTGCAAAGGAACCACATGATGACATTTCTAGTGAATATTTAGTTGATCAGGAAAGTTCTAGTACAAAATAA
- the LOC128197747 gene encoding heavy metal-associated isoprenylated plant protein 47-like: MTARQKIEIEVPLHCGKCKKKIMSICTTAYGVCSVSFEREGKEKVVIKGEGVDAAGVTACLREKVNKYAKLITVAKDT; encoded by the exons ATGACTGCGAGG CAAAAGATAGAAATTGAGGTACCACTCCACTGTGGTAAATGCAAGAAGAAAATTATGTCGATATGCACCACAGCATATG GTGTTTGTTCAGTTAGTTTTGAAAGGGAAGGCAAAGAAAAAGTGGTGATTAAAGGAGAAGGAGTAGATGCAGCAGGGGTGACAGCATGCTTGAGGGAGAAGGTGAACAAGTATGCCAAGCTAATTACTGTGGCTAAGGATACATGA